The following coding sequences lie in one Niabella agricola genomic window:
- a CDS encoding GntR family transcriptional regulator: MKEDSLAYKVYLEVRKKILSNQLVGGVRLVESNWAAKLNASRVAVREAFMRLAGENLVEFGEKGGCFVKRMTLKDVKDIRELRELLEVGALKILFSKKNEALIKELELICDDFNAMVSKEYYGGACEADIKFHEKIIEGTGNSRLIAMYNNSNIPLFHMKLGTMIRQMEDYQDTGKEHREIVNALKQDDWQKAYDTLVKHLDRGEHEALEMV; this comes from the coding sequence ATGAAAGAAGATTCGTTAGCTTATAAAGTATACCTGGAAGTCCGAAAAAAAATATTGTCAAACCAGCTCGTGGGTGGCGTACGGTTGGTGGAAAGCAATTGGGCTGCTAAGCTCAATGCCAGCCGGGTGGCGGTTCGTGAGGCATTCATGCGCCTGGCGGGCGAAAACCTGGTAGAGTTTGGCGAAAAAGGCGGATGCTTTGTAAAACGGATGACCCTGAAGGATGTGAAAGACATTCGTGAACTGCGCGAACTGCTGGAGGTGGGTGCATTAAAGATCCTTTTTTCAAAAAAGAACGAGGCGCTGATCAAAGAGCTGGAACTGATCTGTGATGATTTTAATGCAATGGTGAGCAAGGAGTACTACGGTGGCGCCTGCGAAGCAGATATTAAATTTCATGAAAAGATCATTGAAGGCACCGGTAATTCCCGCCTGATCGCCATGTACAACAACAGCAATATTCCCCTCTTTCATATGAAGCTGGGTACCATGATCCGGCAAATGGAAGATTACCAGGATACGGGTAAGGAGCACCGGGAAATTGTAAATGCATTGAAGCAGGATGATTGGCAGAAGGCTTATGACACCCTGGTAAAACACCTGGACCGGGGTGAGCATGAAGCCCTGGAAATGGTTTAA
- a CDS encoding SMP-30/gluconolactonase/LRE family protein — translation MRTLVKDIAFPEGPAFDSNGSIWLVEKEAGNLICYKDNQWYRYFVDGAPNGIAIDTNNLLWFCDSKQHSIRTFDPATGTTDTVTDQVDGHTLKMPNDLAFDRNGQLLFTCPGDRLTDGGGYVCCLTGGRQVVKIRTGMYYPNGLAFNREGTCLYIAETGTRLIWKFDWDAGTATLSHPGILANTGGAVGPDGMALDEAGNIYIAVYGAGVIQKISPDGCEIEAIRLPGANPTNCALDPRGSQGLIITEAEKGWLLQTDMSVKGLL, via the coding sequence ATGCGCACACTCGTCAAAGACATTGCATTTCCCGAGGGGCCGGCTTTTGACAGCAACGGATCCATCTGGCTTGTTGAGAAAGAAGCCGGTAACCTGATTTGCTATAAGGACAACCAATGGTACCGGTATTTTGTGGACGGGGCGCCCAACGGCATTGCCATTGACACAAACAACCTGCTGTGGTTTTGCGATTCCAAACAGCACAGTATCCGTACGTTTGATCCCGCAACCGGTACAACGGATACGGTGACAGACCAGGTGGATGGCCATACGCTGAAAATGCCGAATGATCTTGCGTTTGACCGAAACGGCCAACTTTTATTTACTTGCCCCGGCGACCGGCTTACCGATGGCGGAGGTTATGTATGTTGTTTAACGGGAGGCAGGCAGGTAGTGAAAATCAGAACCGGCATGTACTATCCGAACGGACTGGCATTTAACCGGGAAGGTACCTGTTTATATATTGCGGAGACGGGTACCCGGCTGATCTGGAAATTTGACTGGGATGCCGGAACCGCAACGCTTTCACACCCCGGGATCCTGGCCAACACAGGCGGCGCCGTGGGGCCGGATGGGATGGCGCTGGACGAAGCCGGAAATATTTATATAGCCGTGTATGGTGCAGGGGTTATTCAAAAAATAAGCCCGGATGGATGCGAAATAGAAGCCATCCGTTTACCGGGAGCAAATCCCACCAATTGTGCCCTGGATCCCCGGGGCAGCCAGGGATTGATCATTACAGAAGCAGAAAAAGGATGGTTATTACAAACAGATATGAGTGTAAAGGGTTTGCTTTAA
- a CDS encoding aspartate aminotransferase family protein has protein sequence MQENVNSAQILRENQQWIPGGIVSLNRKSDPNICFVKGKGSRVQDADGNEYIDYQAGFAASFLGHNDADVNQAVAETLREEQVLMGAGPTLLEGAFARLFCECVPTAESIQITTTGSEATYHAIRIARAVTKRDHVIVMQGGYNGWHNDVACNVISSKEAVGPFQSPDEYPFDGLSAGVPEAHKALVHVVNFNDLASVELMVRQYPVACILLEPILQNIGIVKPQEGYLEGLRALADKHGFLLIFDEVKTGFRHALGGYQAICNIVPDLSTFGKAVANGYPLGVIAGKKQYMDYFVHPDKEERVMIAGTFNAFPLTTAAAIATLKKLADPAFGVYGHVEQLGALLEKGYNEIFPKLGIPFYVARQGSAFCTYFMDHAPVHFHDILEHHNFELDTRYRKQLIKKGIFNFPAAIKQGSISYAHTASDIEQTLEATEKVVKNL, from the coding sequence ATGCAAGAAAATGTCAACTCTGCTCAGATCCTGAGAGAAAATCAACAATGGATACCGGGAGGTATCGTTTCATTAAACCGGAAGTCGGACCCGAATATCTGTTTTGTGAAAGGCAAAGGCAGCCGCGTACAGGATGCTGACGGAAATGAATACATCGATTATCAGGCCGGGTTTGCAGCTTCCTTTTTAGGCCACAATGACGCGGATGTAAATCAGGCGGTGGCTGAAACCCTGCGGGAAGAGCAGGTATTGATGGGCGCGGGCCCTACATTACTGGAGGGCGCCTTTGCACGTTTATTTTGTGAATGTGTGCCCACAGCAGAAAGTATCCAGATTACCACTACCGGGTCAGAAGCCACCTATCATGCCATCCGGATTGCACGCGCGGTTACCAAACGGGACCACGTGATTGTAATGCAGGGCGGTTATAACGGGTGGCATAACGATGTGGCCTGCAACGTGATCAGCTCAAAAGAAGCAGTAGGACCATTTCAAAGTCCGGATGAATATCCTTTTGACGGGTTGAGTGCGGGCGTACCGGAAGCGCACAAGGCGCTGGTGCATGTAGTAAACTTTAATGACCTGGCAAGTGTGGAGCTGATGGTGCGTCAATATCCCGTTGCCTGCATATTGCTGGAGCCCATCCTGCAGAACATCGGGATTGTAAAACCACAGGAGGGATATCTGGAGGGCCTGCGCGCGCTGGCAGACAAGCACGGATTCCTGCTCATCTTTGATGAAGTGAAGACCGGTTTTCGCCATGCATTGGGCGGTTATCAGGCGATCTGCAATATTGTTCCCGATCTGTCTACATTTGGAAAGGCCGTTGCGAACGGATATCCCCTGGGGGTGATCGCCGGCAAAAAGCAATACATGGATTATTTTGTACATCCTGATAAAGAAGAACGGGTAATGATTGCCGGAACCTTTAATGCGTTTCCGCTGACGACTGCAGCGGCTATTGCCACGCTGAAAAAACTGGCGGATCCTGCATTTGGTGTGTATGGGCATGTGGAGCAACTGGGAGCCCTGCTGGAAAAAGGATATAATGAAATTTTCCCTAAATTGGGCATACCGTTTTATGTGGCACGACAGGGCTCTGCTTTCTGTACCTATTTTATGGATCATGCGCCGGTGCATTTTCATGATATCCTGGAGCATCACAACTTTGAGCTGGATACCCGGTACCGTAAACAACTGATCAAAAAAGGAATTTTTAACTTCCCGGCGGCGATCAAACAGGGCAGCATTTCTTATGCACACACAGCATCTGATATTGAGCAAACACTGGAAGCAACCGAAAAAGTGGTGAAAAATTTATAA
- the dgoD gene encoding galactonate dehydratase, with protein sequence MKITAIETFVCHARMRNWIFVKVVTDQPGLWGWGEATLEWHTQGVVGAIKDLSELLVGEDPRRIEYLWQMMYRQHFWHGNGVVRGTAISGIDIALWDIAGKIHNVPCHELWGGRVRDYIRLYCHLGGGRMEDFYETAPDDAKRFGELAQKAVEEGFTAFKSMAVPETMPLEGLRPVKYAEACVKAMREAVGDDIDIMVDCHARPSPRMGMQFAKALEPYGLYFFEEPCWPETMEDIALIQRAVATPIATGERLIGVHAFRELLEKRAVSVIQPDITHCGGLSEVRKIAALAEAYRVSMAPHNPQGPVSTAASIEFGFATPSYIICESVHKDVEWRNEVVSEGFTVQEKGRIVLPNNKPGLGIEINEAVVKEHPFQQEILQRTFYKDGSVGDW encoded by the coding sequence ATGAAGATAACTGCAATTGAAACCTTTGTATGCCATGCACGCATGCGCAACTGGATTTTTGTAAAAGTAGTTACCGATCAGCCGGGGCTCTGGGGCTGGGGCGAAGCCACGCTGGAATGGCATACGCAAGGAGTTGTAGGTGCCATTAAAGACCTGAGCGAGCTCCTGGTCGGTGAAGATCCGCGGCGGATCGAATACCTCTGGCAAATGATGTACCGCCAGCACTTCTGGCACGGCAACGGCGTGGTACGGGGTACGGCGATCAGCGGCATTGATATTGCTCTTTGGGATATTGCGGGTAAAATTCACAACGTGCCCTGCCATGAGCTTTGGGGTGGCCGCGTACGCGATTATATCCGCTTGTATTGTCACCTGGGTGGCGGACGTATGGAAGACTTTTATGAAACGGCCCCTGACGATGCAAAGCGTTTTGGCGAACTGGCGCAGAAAGCCGTGGAAGAAGGATTCACCGCTTTTAAATCGATGGCGGTGCCGGAAACCATGCCGCTGGAGGGTCTGCGGCCGGTGAAGTATGCGGAGGCCTGCGTAAAAGCCATGCGGGAAGCCGTGGGGGATGATATCGATATTATGGTCGATTGTCACGCCCGGCCCAGCCCGCGGATGGGCATGCAGTTTGCCAAAGCGCTGGAACCTTATGGCCTTTATTTTTTTGAAGAACCCTGCTGGCCCGAAACAATGGAAGATATTGCACTGATCCAGCGGGCGGTTGCCACACCCATTGCAACGGGCGAGCGGCTGATTGGGGTGCATGCGTTCCGTGAACTGCTGGAAAAGCGGGCGGTGAGCGTGATCCAGCCGGATATTACCCACTGCGGCGGGCTCTCGGAAGTACGCAAGATTGCGGCGCTGGCGGAAGCCTACCGGGTGTCGATGGCGCCGCACAATCCGCAGGGACCGGTAAGTACCGCGGCTTCGATTGAGTTTGGATTTGCCACGCCTTCCTATATCATTTGTGAAAGCGTGCACAAAGATGTGGAATGGCGCAATGAGGTGGTGTCGGAAGGATTTACGGTACAGGAAAAAGGAAGGATCGTATTGCCCAATAATAAACCAGGACTCGGCATTGAGATCAATGAGGCCGTTGTAAAAGAACATCCGTTTCAACAGGAGATCCTGCAACGTACTTTTTATAAGGACGGCAGCGTAGGTGACTGGTAA
- a CDS encoding SDR family NAD(P)-dependent oxidoreductase → MQQLKEKVVLISGGLGDIGMAIATTYLRAGHTISLCDMEPEENALQRLKELPGTVDYHKVDVSDAMAVANWIAAVLERFGRIDDCIVNAARVTLKDYRSITPEEWKRELEVNLDGAFYLANGVARYFSEAQVAGNIVFLGSWAAHAVHKNLPAYSVSKAGLRMLCQSMALEYAPYSIRVNELAPGYVNAGLSKEVWSTAPELQEAARNQVPLKKIIEAGEVADQVLWITAPENRHLTGATILLDGGLSLIRP, encoded by the coding sequence ATGCAGCAGTTAAAAGAAAAAGTGGTCCTCATCAGCGGGGGACTGGGCGATATCGGGATGGCCATAGCAACGACATACCTGCGTGCAGGGCATACCATTTCTTTATGCGATATGGAGCCGGAAGAAAATGCCTTACAACGGTTAAAGGAGCTGCCCGGAACTGTTGATTATCACAAAGTGGATGTTTCCGATGCAATGGCGGTAGCCAACTGGATTGCCGCCGTACTGGAGCGTTTTGGCCGGATCGATGATTGTATTGTAAATGCGGCGCGGGTAACCCTGAAAGATTATAGAAGCATTACGCCGGAAGAATGGAAACGGGAGCTGGAAGTAAACCTGGATGGGGCGTTTTACCTGGCCAACGGGGTAGCCCGCTATTTTAGTGAGGCACAGGTGGCCGGCAATATTGTGTTTCTTGGAAGCTGGGCGGCCCATGCCGTGCATAAAAACCTGCCGGCGTACAGCGTATCCAAAGCCGGTCTGCGGATGCTTTGCCAGTCGATGGCCCTGGAATATGCCCCTTATAGCATCCGGGTCAACGAGCTGGCGCCGGGCTATGTAAATGCCGGGCTGAGTAAGGAGGTATGGAGCACGGCTCCTGAGCTGCAGGAAGCGGCACGCAACCAGGTACCGTTAAAAAAGATCATCGAAGCCGGTGAGGTTGCCGACCAGGTGCTGTGGATCACAGCCCCGGAAAACCGACATCTGACGGGTGCCACTATTTTACTGGATGGCGGACTTTCATTAATCAGGCCATAA
- a CDS encoding SLC5 family protein — MKLQWIDLLIFGIYIIGVVALGLYATRRSARTKRDYFLAGDKLPWWMIGGSIIAANISSHHLVGAMGTAYSRGFVAITLEWGAILIGFNALLWIFLPFYLRNGFYTTPEYLEKRFGTKTRVLYALLILFTYVFVEIGAVLYLGGLTLHALFGIPILYSILGMALLTGLYTVLGGLRAVIWTEMVQLVVLVLGGIILTFSTIHAAGGFSAIAESSKNWKMFYPASDPDFPWTMYLGGLLCISVFYCATNQFIVQRVLAAKNEWHGRMGVIFGDYLKFLVPLIITVPALIAPKFLPKLEQPDLLFATLVETLLPKGLVGLVMAGLISAIMSHISGAINSCTTILTVDVYTQFINKKATDEQAVRFGKRSGVVIILLGILSAILLISYSDKPVFLYLMNLYGLFTPGIATMFLMGIFWKRTTAAGALAAGLLTIPLSLLMEFCFPQMPFFNRTGIVFWVCMILCAVVSLLTAASKSTGLNNLIWTRESLRIPEPEKKYYRGLRNPAIWWLLITVMVLYFFVRYF; from the coding sequence ATGAAACTGCAATGGATTGACCTGCTCATTTTCGGGATTTATATTATTGGTGTAGTGGCACTGGGATTGTATGCTACGCGGAGGAGTGCCCGTACCAAGCGGGATTATTTCCTGGCGGGAGATAAGCTGCCTTGGTGGATGATCGGCGGTAGTATTATTGCGGCCAACATCAGCAGTCATCACCTGGTAGGCGCCATGGGAACGGCCTACAGCCGGGGCTTTGTGGCCATTACGCTGGAATGGGGCGCCATCCTTATTGGCTTTAATGCGTTACTGTGGATCTTTTTGCCTTTTTACCTACGGAATGGTTTTTATACCACGCCGGAATACCTGGAAAAACGCTTCGGTACCAAAACGCGGGTGCTGTATGCCCTGCTGATCTTATTTACCTACGTGTTTGTAGAGATCGGTGCGGTATTGTATCTCGGTGGCCTTACACTACATGCCTTATTTGGCATTCCCATCCTCTACAGTATTTTAGGAATGGCGCTGCTGACGGGATTGTATACAGTGCTGGGCGGCCTCCGGGCGGTGATCTGGACCGAAATGGTGCAGCTGGTGGTGTTGGTGCTGGGAGGAATCATTTTAACCTTCAGTACCATTCATGCGGCCGGTGGTTTCAGCGCTATTGCCGAATCTTCAAAAAACTGGAAGATGTTCTACCCGGCTTCGGACCCGGATTTTCCCTGGACAATGTACCTGGGCGGGCTGTTGTGCATCAGCGTTTTTTACTGTGCCACCAACCAGTTCATTGTGCAGCGGGTGCTTGCCGCAAAGAATGAATGGCACGGGCGTATGGGCGTGATCTTTGGCGATTACCTCAAATTCCTGGTACCGCTGATCATTACCGTTCCGGCATTGATCGCACCAAAATTTCTGCCGAAGCTGGAACAGCCGGACCTGCTGTTTGCTACCCTGGTGGAAACATTGCTGCCGAAGGGCTTGGTGGGATTGGTAATGGCCGGACTGATCTCCGCGATCATGTCGCATATATCAGGAGCCATCAACTCCTGTACCACCATTTTAACGGTGGATGTATACACCCAGTTCATCAATAAAAAAGCGACTGATGAACAGGCTGTCCGTTTTGGTAAACGCTCGGGTGTGGTCATTATCCTGCTCGGGATCCTGAGTGCGATCCTTTTGATCAGCTATTCTGACAAACCGGTGTTCCTGTACCTGATGAATCTCTATGGGTTATTTACACCCGGCATCGCCACCATGTTCCTGATGGGCATTTTCTGGAAGCGGACCACCGCTGCGGGTGCGCTGGCTGCCGGGTTGCTTACCATTCCGCTTTCGCTGCTGATGGAGTTTTGTTTTCCGCAAATGCCCTTTTTCAACCGTACGGGTATTGTTTTCTGGGTCTGTATGATCCTGTGTGCCGTGGTGAGCCTGCTTACGGCGGCATCAAAATCCACCGGGTTAAACAACCTTATATGGACCAGAGAAAGCCTGCGGATACCGGAGCCGGAAAAAAAGTATTACCGGGGTCTCCGCAATCCTGCCATCTGGTGGTTGCTGATTACGGTAATGGTATTATACTTTTTTGTGCGGTATTTTTAA
- a CDS encoding YceI family protein, whose translation MATWTMDPMHSEIGFKVRHLVISNVSGKFTSFEGTVIADKEDFSDAKVTFSADIDSISTGPAQRDEHLKSADFFDAANHPKLTFESTAIAPKGSDEFEMTGDLTIRGVKKSVTLNVELGGIGPNAYGQTVAGFELNGKINRKDFGLNWSAVTEAGGIVVADEVKLHINAELVKQA comes from the coding sequence ATGGCTACATGGACAATGGATCCGATGCATTCGGAAATCGGTTTTAAAGTAAGACATCTGGTAATTTCAAACGTATCCGGCAAGTTTACCAGCTTTGAAGGCACTGTTATTGCAGACAAGGAAGATTTCAGTGATGCAAAAGTGACCTTTAGCGCTGACATTGACAGCATTTCAACCGGACCGGCACAGCGGGATGAACATTTAAAATCTGCCGACTTTTTCGATGCGGCCAACCACCCGAAGTTAACGTTTGAATCAACCGCCATCGCTCCCAAAGGCAGCGATGAATTTGAAATGACCGGCGACCTGACCATCCGCGGTGTAAAGAAAAGCGTTACCCTGAATGTTGAACTGGGGGGTATCGGACCCAATGCATACGGACAAACCGTTGCAGGTTTTGAGCTGAATGGTAAGATCAATCGTAAGGATTTCGGACTGAACTGGAGCGCCGTTACAGAAGCTGGTGGCATTGTAGTAGCAGATGAAGTAAAGTTACACATCAACGCAGAACTGGTAAAACAGGCTTAA
- a CDS encoding TlpA disulfide reductase family protein: MKQLVAILLLAIIFAGCKQDNKKSFVINGSVANTQAKKVYLEEVPIASMQPVIVDSTDILSGKFTLKTEALEDAVYNIRLDALEFPVASVINDGPEVDLNITMSTRNPQMPEKFEVKKSPASQAMKDFMLAFNDKMIQLVNNTHQLDSLRTTKVADSTLTPLMQRIKQDGAALREYALGEIKKGINPALSMFELGYYQSTANGQGLALEPLDNKQVVALIDEVSKKFPNHIAVAGLKLNLQQEIKAAEDRTWIGKQAPDFTLPDVSGKSVALNSFRGQYVLVDFWASWCRPCRAENPNVVAVFNKYKSKGFTVLGVSLDDDANAWKNAIQNDKLAWTQVSDLKKWESPVVPMYKFGGIPFNVLIDPQGKIIAEGLRGMDLENKLAAVLP, encoded by the coding sequence ATGAAACAATTAGTTGCGATCCTACTCCTGGCGATCATTTTTGCGGGATGTAAGCAAGACAATAAGAAAAGTTTTGTTATCAACGGAAGCGTTGCCAATACACAGGCTAAAAAAGTATACCTGGAAGAAGTACCCATAGCTTCCATGCAACCGGTAATTGTAGATTCTACAGATATACTGAGCGGAAAATTTACGTTGAAAACCGAAGCCCTGGAAGATGCCGTTTACAATATCCGGCTGGATGCGCTGGAGTTTCCGGTGGCTTCTGTGATCAACGACGGTCCGGAGGTAGATCTTAATATTACAATGAGCACCCGGAACCCACAGATGCCCGAAAAATTCGAAGTGAAAAAATCGCCGGCCAGTCAGGCGATGAAAGATTTTATGCTGGCCTTTAATGATAAAATGATCCAGCTGGTAAATAACACGCATCAACTGGACAGCCTGCGTACCACTAAAGTAGCAGACAGTACCCTTACACCCCTGATGCAGCGCATCAAACAGGATGGCGCGGCGCTCCGGGAATATGCGCTTGGCGAAATCAAAAAAGGCATCAACCCTGCCCTTTCCATGTTTGAGCTGGGTTATTACCAGTCTACAGCTAACGGACAGGGATTGGCCCTGGAGCCGCTGGACAATAAACAGGTGGTGGCCCTGATCGACGAAGTGTCTAAAAAATTTCCCAACCACATCGCAGTAGCCGGCTTAAAACTCAACCTGCAACAGGAGATCAAGGCCGCGGAAGACCGTACCTGGATCGGTAAGCAGGCCCCGGATTTTACCCTGCCCGATGTTTCCGGAAAGTCCGTAGCGCTGAACTCTTTCAGAGGCCAATATGTGTTGGTTGATTTCTGGGCCAGTTGGTGCCGCCCCTGCCGCGCTGAAAATCCCAATGTGGTGGCAGTTTTTAATAAGTATAAATCCAAAGGATTTACCGTTTTAGGCGTTTCACTGGATGATGATGCCAATGCCTGGAAGAATGCCATTCAAAATGACAAACTGGCCTGGACCCAGGTAAGCGATCTGAAGAAATGGGAATCGCCCGTAGTGCCGATGTATAAATTTGGAGGAATTCCTTTTAATGTGTTGATTGATCCACAGGGAAAAATCATTGCAGAAGGATTGCGCGGTATGGACCTGGAAAACAAGCTGGCAGCGGTCCTCCCCTGA
- the gatB gene encoding Asp-tRNA(Asn)/Glu-tRNA(Gln) amidotransferase subunit GatB has protein sequence MEWSEKYEIVIGLEVHAQLLTESKLFCGDSIAFGAAPNTHVSPITLAHPGSLPKMNRKAIEYAVKLGLACHCEIEQKNYFARKNYFYPDLPKGYQISQHTTPICKNGHVTIKTAAGTRDIRLNRIHMEEDAGKSIHDVDPYNTAVDYNRAGTPLVEIVTEPDLRSSEEAFAYVSELRKLVRYLEVCDGNMEEGSMRCDANISVRLRGAEKLGTKVEVKNLNSIRNVKRAIDFEAERLMGLLEAGETIRQQTRSFDAGNGTTFAIRDKEDAEDYRYFPDPDLPPFDLEDAFIDNIRRMIPALPAERIHRYMTEYQLPEYDAQVLTEERDTADYFETILQHTKNYKAAANWMLGPVKTWLNENSQSIDAVPIKPAQVAALIQCVDSGKVSFSIASTRLFQLLLQHPEEQPLALAEKNNLIQQSDAADLEPVIDAVLEKLAPKVAEYKKGKKGLLALFVGEVMKQTKGKADPKKTNEILLKKLQ, from the coding sequence ATGGAATGGAGTGAAAAATATGAAATTGTGATCGGCCTGGAAGTACATGCCCAGCTGCTGACGGAAAGCAAACTTTTTTGCGGAGACAGCATTGCATTTGGCGCAGCACCCAATACCCATGTAAGCCCCATCACTCTGGCACATCCCGGAAGTTTGCCTAAAATGAACCGGAAAGCGATTGAATACGCGGTAAAATTAGGGCTGGCCTGCCACTGCGAAATAGAACAAAAGAACTATTTCGCCCGCAAGAACTATTTTTATCCAGATCTGCCAAAGGGATACCAGATATCGCAGCACACCACCCCTATTTGTAAAAACGGGCATGTGACCATTAAAACGGCTGCCGGAACCCGGGATATCCGCCTGAACCGGATCCACATGGAAGAGGATGCCGGAAAAAGCATTCATGATGTAGATCCTTATAACACGGCCGTAGACTACAACCGTGCAGGAACGCCCCTGGTGGAGATCGTTACAGAACCGGACCTCCGCAGCAGCGAGGAAGCCTTCGCCTATGTATCCGAACTGCGCAAGCTGGTACGCTACCTGGAGGTATGCGATGGTAATATGGAGGAAGGCAGCATGCGGTGCGATGCGAATATTTCCGTTCGCCTGAGAGGAGCAGAAAAACTGGGCACCAAGGTGGAGGTAAAGAACCTCAACTCCATCCGTAACGTAAAACGGGCCATTGATTTTGAAGCAGAACGTCTGATGGGCCTGCTGGAAGCGGGGGAAACCATCCGCCAGCAAACCCGCAGCTTTGATGCCGGGAATGGTACCACCTTCGCCATACGCGATAAAGAAGATGCAGAAGATTACCGGTATTTTCCGGATCCGGACCTGCCGCCTTTCGACCTGGAAGATGCATTCATCGACAACATCCGCCGGATGATACCGGCCCTGCCAGCCGAACGCATTCACCGGTATATGACCGAATACCAGCTACCCGAATATGATGCGCAGGTACTTACCGAAGAACGGGATACCGCCGACTATTTTGAAACCATCCTGCAGCATACAAAAAATTATAAGGCAGCCGCCAACTGGATGCTGGGACCAGTGAAGACCTGGCTGAATGAAAATAGTCAGTCCATCGATGCTGTTCCCATAAAACCGGCTCAGGTAGCTGCACTCATTCAGTGCGTAGATTCAGGAAAAGTGAGCTTTTCTATCGCCTCCACAAGATTGTTCCAGCTGCTGTTGCAGCACCCGGAGGAACAGCCGCTGGCACTGGCAGAAAAAAACAACCTGATCCAACAGTCGGATGCAGCCGACCTGGAACCGGTGATCGATGCTGTGCTGGAAAAGCTGGCGCCCAAGGTTGCTGAATATAAAAAAGGGAAAAAGGGACTGCTGGCACTGTTTGTAGGCGAGGTCATGAAACAGACAAAAGGCAAGGCCGATCCGAAAAAGACCAACGAGATATTGTTGAAAAAGTTACAATAA
- a CDS encoding PDZ domain-containing protein codes for MKFHYVLFALLMPALGFAQNRNQNKEAEQIIITKKGKTDDKMTIIVDGDKVTVNGEPVDTDKEGNIIVKRKKIKDLDVYNEEGPFGRSRNFNAFGGNNWQAMPAPNKAMLGVVTQKTEDGVTVMNVSEESAADKAGLKEGDIITAVDGKTIAAPDELSAAIKDKNPGDKVSISYKRDNKSYTTQAALTKWKAPDTMGFRGGTESFPAPNIDFNDLMRQLPNQNGGSRNFRFYGNPSFETNSPKIGIRIQDLEKGDGVKILDVDKGSDADKAGLKSGDIVKEINGQPANGTDQATRLIRSSRKPSLDFKISRNGKSQSITVTQSARIKTADL; via the coding sequence ATGAAGTTCCATTATGTACTTTTTGCGCTGCTGATGCCCGCCCTGGGTTTTGCGCAGAACCGCAATCAAAACAAAGAAGCCGAGCAGATCATTATCACTAAAAAGGGCAAAACAGATGATAAAATGACCATTATCGTAGACGGCGATAAGGTTACCGTAAATGGCGAACCGGTGGATACCGATAAAGAAGGCAATATCATTGTAAAAAGGAAAAAGATCAAGGATCTGGACGTGTACAATGAAGAAGGACCGTTTGGAAGGAGCCGCAATTTTAATGCCTTCGGAGGCAATAACTGGCAGGCGATGCCCGCCCCTAATAAAGCAATGCTGGGTGTGGTTACGCAAAAAACGGAAGATGGTGTAACCGTTATGAATGTATCAGAAGAAAGCGCCGCGGATAAGGCGGGGCTGAAGGAGGGGGATATCATCACAGCTGTGGACGGCAAAACCATTGCAGCTCCCGATGAGCTTTCAGCCGCCATCAAGGACAAAAATCCGGGTGATAAAGTGTCTATCTCCTATAAAAGAGATAACAAAAGCTATACTACACAAGCCGCCCTCACAAAATGGAAGGCCCCGGATACCATGGGCTTCCGTGGCGGTACCGAATCATTTCCGGCTCCCAATATCGACTTTAATGACCTGATGCGTCAGTTGCCCAACCAGAACGGCGGAAGCCGGAATTTCCGGTTCTATGGCAACCCGAGCTTTGAAACGAACAGTCCGAAGATCGGCATCCGCATCCAGGACCTGGAAAAAGGCGATGGCGTAAAAATCCTCGATGTAGATAAGGGCTCCGATGCCGATAAAGCAGGTTTAAAAAGTGGCGATATCGTAAAAGAGATCAACGGCCAGCCAGCCAACGGTACCGACCAGGCCACCCGGTTGATCCGCAGCAGCCGTAAACCGTCCCTGGACTTTAAGATCAGCCGGAACGGGAAAAGTCAATCGATTACCGTAACCCAGTCTGCCCGTATAAAAACGGCAGATCTGTAA